The segment GACAGAGCATGTTCTTGAACTGATTTCcaacacttggtatcagagctactTCTAGTTCATGCCAAAATATATCTGTTACAAAGGCATGTCAGGTTCCAGCCAGCAAAACACAAAAGACGGTGGAATATCGTTCCAGTGCCTGGTGCTAACTTCAACCAATTACATCACATGGGCTATAACGATGGAGGCGATCATGGATACTAATGACGTATGGGAATCCATTGAATCTGCTGTTGGAGTGACTGTAGATAAAAAGAAGAACAAGATGGCACGTGCATACATCTTCCAGACGATACTAGAAGATGTTCTCTTACAGGTTGTACAAAAGAAAACAACAAAAGATGTTTAGGAGTCCCTCAAAACACGGTATCTTGGTGCTGATCGAGTCCAGAAAGCAAGGTTGCATACAGTCAAGAGTGAATTCGATGCCCTTCGGATGAAAGACGGAGAGTCCATATATGAGTTTGCGGGAAAGTTAAGTGGAATGCACTCAAAATACAGCAGCCTCGGGGCCACACTTGAAGACAACACGCTCGTAAGGAAACTACTCGATTCAGTCCCGAAGAAGTATCTTCAACTGGTGGCATCAATCGAACAATATTCAGACCTGGATACAATGCCATTTGAAGAGGCAATTAGAAGACTCAAAACTTACAAGGATCGACTTAGATTTCGAAGCGAGAACTCAAGCGGTGATGCAAGTCTATTACTCACTCGATCTGAAGGGCAAAACAGTCAAAATTTGTTAGGGTCAAACTCCACTGTAGCTGGAAGAGGACGGGGATCGTCTCACCATGAGAGAGGAGGTCAAAGTAGTAGTCGTGGAAGGTCAAGCACTCGAGGAAGAGGTGGTCGTGGAACCAATCAACCTTCTCGTGATAATGACAACAAATGGAAGAGTAGAGATAAAAAACACATAAAGTGCTTTAACTGTGAAACATTTGGGCACTATGCTTCTAATTGCCCACATCCAAAACGTAAGGAGGCTGACGTGAATCTCACTGAGGCCTAGGAAAAAGAGTCTGCTCTACTCCTAACTGTATACAAAGAGAAAACATAGGAGGTGGTATTGCTGAATGAAGACAAGGTATTCCCAGCTAGTCACGGGAATGAAGAAGACACTTGGTACCTAGACAATGGGGCCAACAATCACATGACAGGGGTAAGATGCTACTTTACTGAATTAGATGAACGGGTAACGGGTCCATTACGGTTTGGAGACGGATCCAAAGTTCAGATCAAAGGCAAAGGGACTATTTTGCTAGAATGCAAAAACAAAGAGCAACTTGTCATTGCAAAAGTATACTACATTCCAGCCTTACGAAGCAACATACTCAGCCTAAGGCAGATGACCGAGGAAGGATACAAGATTGAAATGCTACATGAGTTTTTACAAGTGCATGATAACATCAATAGGCTGATTATGAAGGTACAACCTTCAAAGAATCATTTGTATAAAATTGTTTTGCACACCACACAACCTGTATGTCTAAATACTAGTCTAGATGATGTTGCTTGGCTGTGGCATGCGATATTGGGGCATGTGAATTTTCGAGCCATTGAATCCATGGTTGGAAAAGGGATGGTTCGAGGTGGTCCACTAATACAACATCTTACACAGGTGTGCGAAGGTTGTTTAGTAGCTAAGAAAATTAGACATCTATTCCCAAAAGAAGCTCAGTGGCGGGCAAACTACTCGTTATAACTTGTGCATGTAGATCTTTGTGGTCCTATAACACCACACACCATCACATGTAATCGTTATTTCCTCCAAATAGTTGATGACTACAACAGGTACATGTGGTTATTCATTATCAAACCAAAATATGAGGCATTCTCAGCCTTCAAGAAATTCAAGACCCAAGTTGAAAGTGAAAGTAACTTCAAACTAAAGACCTTACGTACAGATCGGGGAGGCGAATTCACTTCTAACAAGTTCAACTATTACTGTAGTAAGGAAGCTATCAAGAGACAATTGACAACACCCTATTCACCTTAGCAAAACGGGGTTGTAGAGCATCGCAACTGAACTATTCTTGAAGTCATGAGATCGCTATTGAAGACCATGAACGTGCTAGAAGTGTTGTAGGGTGAGGCGGTACGCCATGCAGTGTATATTCGTAACCGGGTTCCAACAAAAGGCATGGAGAACATGACTCCATATGAAGGTTTAAAAAGAACAAAACCCACACTGGAACACGTTATGGTGTTTGGGTGTGTTGCACATGCTAAAAGACAAGTAAACCATCTTACAAAGCTAAGTGATCAAAGTGTGGCATTGGTATATCTTGGTTCAGAACTTGAAGGTAAAGCCTTTCGCTTGTTTAACCCTAAACAAAAGAAGATAGTTGTGGCATGTGATgtg is part of the Lactuca sativa cultivar Salinas chromosome 7, Lsat_Salinas_v11, whole genome shotgun sequence genome and harbors:
- the LOC111877282 gene encoding uncharacterized protein LOC111877282; the protein is MTGVRCYFTELDERVTGPLRFGDGSKVQIKGKGTILLECKNKEQLVIAKVYYIPALRSNILSLRQMTEEGYKIEMLHEFLQVHDNINRLIMKVQPSKNHLYKIVLHTTQPVCLNTSLDDVAWLWHAILGHVNFRAIESMVGKGMVRGGPLIQHLTQVCEGCLVAKKIRHLFPKEAQWRANYSL